taaaaaaatatctCCCAGTTATTTTACATGATAAAATAATTCTTGGatcaactttttcctttttcctttcgatttttaaataatattcagACTTGCATCAATcttaaacttttttcaattccaATTGTTTTCAGTCAAAGTTTAGACTGCAGTTCCTAGTTATTGGGACAATGCAACATTGGCGTGTCGAGGGATATGAGCAGAACAGAGATCACTTTATCTCCCGCCTCCTCAGACTCCATAGTTCATTCTCTCCCACTACATGGATTACATAaatagcattatatatatatatatatagagagagagacagagacacagagagagagagagagagagagagagagagagagagagagagagagagtcactaTTAATTAGTCTCTCTTTGCCActgatataggaaaaaataacCAATTTGTGCACCAACTATCAACAAGATCCCTACCCATCAACATCAGAATGCGAAGTTGATTAGCGATCGAAAAGGTTATAGGTTTATAAATTGAGATTTACACTCGAATTGAAGCAATTTGGACAGATAATATGAGAGGTACCTCCATATGAGATCTACCTGTTCGGTTGAacaacttaaaatttatttaggtaaGTGGGTTTCATACATATAAGTTTTCTCACATGATCTGTCCGAATTGGTATTGATTTGGGCAAAGTAATTGCCATGGAAGTTGCTTCCTCAGAATTGTACAAAAAGAAGTGCTGAGGTGGgctgtgttagaatatattttcatattatgGTGATGGCAATTAAATCCTTGTGATTTGATTACTCCATTTGTATTGTATTCACTTATAacattttttgaacaaaatattttgtattgtcGTTGAAAGCTGAGTTTGGAGCATTTCAGAAAGTAACTCAACTTTACTTATGATAAGATATAACCACGTAGAGCGAGGGAAATTAACAACAAAAATCCAATGGTAGATctaaatcaacaattaaagGACTCAGGATTAACATATCCAAATTGACCACTAGAAAGAAAGTAGAAAATTAAGAGTTGAAGCCTAAAGGCAATTAAAGACATAGTGGTGACGTGACTGGTGAGTGGCATAAACTCAGGGAGCCTGAAGAGATATTGGGTCTTCCCTATCCGTATAGATCCTGCACACAACAATCAGTAGGTAAGATTTGTCCATAATTCTCCACATAAAAAAGCAAGTTGTAGGTAAGATTTGGAGATGGATATGGTGTGACCTGTATAagatatgatttattttttttaaaaaaataaaataaaaattaaatatcaaaGGCGAGAGAGTATTGGAGATGTATAAAGGGTGTAAAAGAATCATCCGCAGTGTGAATGAGAAGTAGAAGAATACTTGTAGAAGCACTAGATTTTGCAGAAAAATTGATTAGTTAGGTTATAGGCAAGAGTTGAAGAGGAGTTGAAAAAATCGCATTTTTCTTCTATCATCATTAAGTCCACTAAAAGCGAGCTCTAACCACTGCAGTAACCCCATTCAAATTAATCATCTCAATTAAGTGTCACTTAAAACTGATTAAATTGGAGGGCATCACTGTTAGAAACCAAACCAGTCCTAATAAGTACGAGGATTGATAAGATTGGCCATCCTAATCCTTATCGTTGTGTTATCCTTCTTTATCTTGAGGTTGTTGAGTTGGTTATTATTAGTTGAATAAGCTAGATGATTAGAATAATGGGGATCATGGAACCCTTCTATAGGAGGAGTCGATTAAGCTTAAGAAAAGTCATTGAGTCATTTTGTCAAGCAGCTTAGGAACTCCTAGTGAAAACCTATTATCACCCCcttcttaacaaaaaaaaaaacacagcaAATCACACATTAACGAGAACCCATCAATCACAGAGTCATAATACTTGATAAACTTTGTagcatcattatatatatatatatatatatatacaatccGATTGAggccaaaataaaaagaaaaaaaggggtttctttttttttttttttgggggtaaaGAAAGTGCAATCCCAGTAGCGTCCAAATTGCATACTAGTGATTGGAAGTAACCAAAGTGATTATTATCACTCTCTTCCACACCCACTCCTCCAATCGTTTGTCAAACTCGAACTCATcatggttttatttttcttgtcagTTTgcgcttctttctttttcactccaATAATACACCTCCAAAGGCGGAAATTCCATTCCCGTCGATAAGATTGGAGACATTTGATCAAAGGCTGCCACGGCGCGCGCATCAATGGAATTGAGTACATGGCAAACGCCGACGTGGACAAAGGAAAGGCGTACGCGTTTACgaagaaaaatacatttatcaACTGACaaaaaaacgagaaaaaaaataataataaatcaaaatcaaaatcaaaatcaaggACCAGAGTCCAGACCGAAGGGAAAATGCGTGTCATGGGTGTTGTTGTTGAAGGGAGGAGAGacagagggagagggagagctCGGCCTGCTGGCACTGGGCCCGCTTGAGCGCGGTGCCACCACTGGCGCAGAGGGCCCGCACCGCCTCCAACTCGTCCGGGCAGGCCTCTGAGATCAGGCACTGCGCCAGGCCCCGGCTCAGGTGTTTGCACGCCGCCTCGCGACCCGGACCCGCGGGTACCCTCCTTCGGCACTCCTCCAGTGCCCGCTCGAGCCGCTCGCAACCCGACATCCTCGATGGGTCGCTCCCAACCCTACAGGATCTCtgtacttttctttctttttattcggTCTTCAGACTTCAGGTACGCTGCAGAGGGCTGGAATCCATGTGCTTCTTCCTGATCGTGCCACGTCGATGTTTTGGTCTAATTTTAAAACCATTACTTAAAAGAACGAAAAAATGACACTTTAAACCCACAAACTACAAATCATTCTACAAGTAATTCTATTaatacattaagtgtccatcaaaaaataaggtggcttttaaaattatcatttcatCAATCACACGCCcgatagtgattttaaaaatcatatcattTTTTGTATAAACGCGTAAT
This DNA window, taken from Alnus glutinosa chromosome 5, dhAlnGlut1.1, whole genome shotgun sequence, encodes the following:
- the LOC133869439 gene encoding uncharacterized protein LOC133869439 → MSGCERLERALEECRRRVPAGPGREAACKHLSRGLAQCLISEACPDELEAVRALCASGGTALKRAQCQQAELSLSLCLSSLQQQHP